From Watersipora subatra chromosome 2, tzWatSuba1.1, whole genome shotgun sequence, one genomic window encodes:
- the LOC137386933 gene encoding FAS-associated factor 1-like isoform X1, translating into MDTDTDRSQILADFQACANVDDIEHALAVLEASDWNLMEAVNMVLATNDSERIAEEVPNMRVNGRGLDVPPSGLSFTEVNSFQPSAEPAASLTRTIFNRQSDDARSIEDELGINRRLIKFHVQYSDELIDLELRDSDTVEELNDRLATRIDKDKSQFTVDWPKSVGRVENNALSPNPNYTLSELKLPRENKLRLTLVTEPTACTVPTRGSSASTSNVMPSDGPLFRLIIDVTYSAHKCTRKEMTEPGTRTVGEIKESIAKSCHIATSAQSWSGWPPYATDNYALNACQLSTPIHILSVCLAESSQSSLSGSSAREGSQEAPYKVSDSESDHDYDMMSDDHDIDIMEMSRQPVASAHMIPRDMVDPKEATSHFNKEFVRRYGGHSKPLFYEGSFKEVTDNALQCPAADRRLLAVYLHHDESIAVNVFCAQVLCSETVSTYLNNNFVTWGWDLTLEANKNRFVEMFEVVVGKQATDVVKHLSTDKLPVLVILAKVRGSLEILSMPDSNVTQEEMMTTLLHAEDVFEQSRHQDIVEEEERKSREEMKRLQDAAYEESLAIDRVKQQQLRMEQAEKSKLEQEEIEARRLEEETMEAIKQSVAETIPDEPPEDCAEVMARLRFRCPEGAMLNRRFLGETKLKVLFNYLVTEGYNTAYFKVLTTFPRRDLTQEDDSKTLDELELCPQETLILESKLT; encoded by the exons ATGGATACAGATACAGATAGGAGCCAAATACTGGCTGATTTTCAG GCATGCGCGAACGTAGACGACATAGAACACGCTCTCGCTGTGCTTGAGGCATCTGACTGGAACCTAATG GAAGCTGTCAACATGGTTTTGGCTACCAATGACTCAGAACGTATAGCTGAAGAAGTG CCTAATATGAGGGTCAATGGAAGAGGTTTGGATGTGCCACCCAGCGGTCTATCATTCACTGAAGTTAATTCATTCCAGCCTTCTGCCGAACCGGCAGCTTCGCTGACAAGAACCATCTTCAATCGCCAGTCCGATGATGCTAGATCGATAGAGGATGAGCTCGGCATCAACAGAAGGCTAATAAAGTTTCATGTACAGTATAGTGATGAACTCATTGACCTTGAACTTCGGGACTCGGACACAGTTG AGGAGCTGAATGATCGGCTAGCGACAAGGATAGACAAAGACAAATCACAATTTACTGTCGACTGGCCGAAATCAGTTGGACGGGTTGAGAATAAT GCACTTTCTCCGAATCCAAAC TACACACTAAGCGAATTGAAACTGCCACGAGAAAACAAATTACGACTTACACTCGTTACTGAACCGACAGCTTGCACAGTACCTACACGAGGTTCATCGGCTTCCACATCTAATGTCATGCCTTCAGATGGTCCGTTATTTAGGTTAATCATAGATGTGACATACTCAGCTCATAAATGCACCAGGAAGGAAATGACTGAGCCTGGTACTCGGACAGTTGGGGAG ATTAAAGAGAGCATAGCCAAGTCATGCCACATAGCCACATCAGCTCAGTCCTGGTCGGGTTGGCCACCGTATGCAACGGACAACTACGCGCTAAATGCCTGTCAACTCTCAACTCCTATACATATACTGAGTGTTTGCCTGGCTGAGAGCTCTCAGTCTAGTCTCTCAGGCTCGAGTGCCAGAGAAGGGTCGCAAGAGGCACCCTACAAAGTGAGCGACAGCGAGTCAGACCACGACTATGATATGATGAGTGACGATCACGACATAGACATTATGGAAATGTCAAGACAGCCAGTAGCGAGTGCTCACATGA TTCCAAGAGATATGGTTGACCCCAAAGAAGCTACAAGTCACTTTAACAAGGAGTTTGTGAGGAGATACGGCGGACATAGCAAGCCTCTATTTTACGAAGGTTCCTTCAAAGAAGTCACAGACAATGCTCTGCAGTGCCCTGCTGCTGAT AGGAGACTTCTAGCCGTGTATTTGCACCATGACGAAAGCATAGCCGTTAACGTCTTCTGTGCCCAAGTCCTCTGCTCGGAGACCGTCTCCACTTACCTCAATAATAATTTTGTGACGTGGGGCTGGGATCTGACATTGGAGGCCAATAAAAACAG GTTTGTGGAAATGTTTGAGGTGGTAGTAGGAAAGCAGGCTACAGATGTGGTGAAACACTTGAGCACAGACAAGCTGCCTGTCCTCGTCATCCTAGCTAAG GTGAGAGGTTCGCTCGAGATACTCTCTATGCCCGACTCAAATGTAACACAAGAAGAGATGATGACAACCCTTCTGCATGCAGAGGACGTATTTGAGCAAAGCCGGCATCAAGACATCGTAGAGGAG GAGGAAAGAAAATCTAGGGAAGAGATGAAAAGGCTGCAAGATGCTGCATATGAGGAGTCTCTAGCCATTGATAGAGTGAAG CAACAACAGCTGAGAATGGAGCAGGCTGAAAAGAGCAAATTGGAGCAAGAGGAGATTGAGGCGCGCCGGCTGGAAGAAGAAACCATGGAG GCAATCAAGCAATCGGTAGCAGAGACCATTCCTGACGAGCCGCCCGAGGACTGTGCAGAGGTAATGGCAAGGTTAAGATTTCGCTGCCCAGAGGGTGCTATGCTAAATAGGAGATTCTTGGGAGAGACAAAATTGAAAGTACTGTTCAACTACCTGGTAACTGAAGGATATAACACGGCTTATTTCAAGGTGCTGACCACTTTTCCTCGACGAGat TTAACACAAGAAGACGATAGTAAGACATTGGATGAATTGGAGTTGTGCCCCCAGGAGACACTTATACTTGAATCAAAACTTACATAG
- the LOC137386933 gene encoding FAS-associated factor 1-like isoform X2 — protein sequence MDTDTDRSQILADFQACANVDDIEHALAVLEASDWNLMEAVNMVLATNDSERIAEEVPNMRVNGRGLDVPPSGLSFTEVNSFQPSAEPAASLTRTIFNRQSDDARSIEDELGINRRLIKFHVQYSDELIDLELRDSDTVEELNDRLATRIDKDKSQFTVDWPKSVGRVENNYTLSELKLPRENKLRLTLVTEPTACTVPTRGSSASTSNVMPSDGPLFRLIIDVTYSAHKCTRKEMTEPGTRTVGEIKESIAKSCHIATSAQSWSGWPPYATDNYALNACQLSTPIHILSVCLAESSQSSLSGSSAREGSQEAPYKVSDSESDHDYDMMSDDHDIDIMEMSRQPVASAHMIPRDMVDPKEATSHFNKEFVRRYGGHSKPLFYEGSFKEVTDNALQCPAADRRLLAVYLHHDESIAVNVFCAQVLCSETVSTYLNNNFVTWGWDLTLEANKNRFVEMFEVVVGKQATDVVKHLSTDKLPVLVILAKVRGSLEILSMPDSNVTQEEMMTTLLHAEDVFEQSRHQDIVEEEERKSREEMKRLQDAAYEESLAIDRVKQQQLRMEQAEKSKLEQEEIEARRLEEETMEAIKQSVAETIPDEPPEDCAEVMARLRFRCPEGAMLNRRFLGETKLKVLFNYLVTEGYNTAYFKVLTTFPRRDLTQEDDSKTLDELELCPQETLILESKLT from the exons ATGGATACAGATACAGATAGGAGCCAAATACTGGCTGATTTTCAG GCATGCGCGAACGTAGACGACATAGAACACGCTCTCGCTGTGCTTGAGGCATCTGACTGGAACCTAATG GAAGCTGTCAACATGGTTTTGGCTACCAATGACTCAGAACGTATAGCTGAAGAAGTG CCTAATATGAGGGTCAATGGAAGAGGTTTGGATGTGCCACCCAGCGGTCTATCATTCACTGAAGTTAATTCATTCCAGCCTTCTGCCGAACCGGCAGCTTCGCTGACAAGAACCATCTTCAATCGCCAGTCCGATGATGCTAGATCGATAGAGGATGAGCTCGGCATCAACAGAAGGCTAATAAAGTTTCATGTACAGTATAGTGATGAACTCATTGACCTTGAACTTCGGGACTCGGACACAGTTG AGGAGCTGAATGATCGGCTAGCGACAAGGATAGACAAAGACAAATCACAATTTACTGTCGACTGGCCGAAATCAGTTGGACGGGTTGAGAATAAT TACACACTAAGCGAATTGAAACTGCCACGAGAAAACAAATTACGACTTACACTCGTTACTGAACCGACAGCTTGCACAGTACCTACACGAGGTTCATCGGCTTCCACATCTAATGTCATGCCTTCAGATGGTCCGTTATTTAGGTTAATCATAGATGTGACATACTCAGCTCATAAATGCACCAGGAAGGAAATGACTGAGCCTGGTACTCGGACAGTTGGGGAG ATTAAAGAGAGCATAGCCAAGTCATGCCACATAGCCACATCAGCTCAGTCCTGGTCGGGTTGGCCACCGTATGCAACGGACAACTACGCGCTAAATGCCTGTCAACTCTCAACTCCTATACATATACTGAGTGTTTGCCTGGCTGAGAGCTCTCAGTCTAGTCTCTCAGGCTCGAGTGCCAGAGAAGGGTCGCAAGAGGCACCCTACAAAGTGAGCGACAGCGAGTCAGACCACGACTATGATATGATGAGTGACGATCACGACATAGACATTATGGAAATGTCAAGACAGCCAGTAGCGAGTGCTCACATGA TTCCAAGAGATATGGTTGACCCCAAAGAAGCTACAAGTCACTTTAACAAGGAGTTTGTGAGGAGATACGGCGGACATAGCAAGCCTCTATTTTACGAAGGTTCCTTCAAAGAAGTCACAGACAATGCTCTGCAGTGCCCTGCTGCTGAT AGGAGACTTCTAGCCGTGTATTTGCACCATGACGAAAGCATAGCCGTTAACGTCTTCTGTGCCCAAGTCCTCTGCTCGGAGACCGTCTCCACTTACCTCAATAATAATTTTGTGACGTGGGGCTGGGATCTGACATTGGAGGCCAATAAAAACAG GTTTGTGGAAATGTTTGAGGTGGTAGTAGGAAAGCAGGCTACAGATGTGGTGAAACACTTGAGCACAGACAAGCTGCCTGTCCTCGTCATCCTAGCTAAG GTGAGAGGTTCGCTCGAGATACTCTCTATGCCCGACTCAAATGTAACACAAGAAGAGATGATGACAACCCTTCTGCATGCAGAGGACGTATTTGAGCAAAGCCGGCATCAAGACATCGTAGAGGAG GAGGAAAGAAAATCTAGGGAAGAGATGAAAAGGCTGCAAGATGCTGCATATGAGGAGTCTCTAGCCATTGATAGAGTGAAG CAACAACAGCTGAGAATGGAGCAGGCTGAAAAGAGCAAATTGGAGCAAGAGGAGATTGAGGCGCGCCGGCTGGAAGAAGAAACCATGGAG GCAATCAAGCAATCGGTAGCAGAGACCATTCCTGACGAGCCGCCCGAGGACTGTGCAGAGGTAATGGCAAGGTTAAGATTTCGCTGCCCAGAGGGTGCTATGCTAAATAGGAGATTCTTGGGAGAGACAAAATTGAAAGTACTGTTCAACTACCTGGTAACTGAAGGATATAACACGGCTTATTTCAAGGTGCTGACCACTTTTCCTCGACGAGat TTAACACAAGAAGACGATAGTAAGACATTGGATGAATTGGAGTTGTGCCCCCAGGAGACACTTATACTTGAATCAAAACTTACATAG